In Desulfoferula mesophila, the genomic window CCGAGGCCGCCGCTCCCGCGGAGCCGGAGCCCGCTCCCGGGCCCAAGGCCGAGGCTCGGATAGAACCCGAACCGGAGCCCGAGCCGGAGCCTGAGCCTGAGCCAAAACCGGAGCCCGAGCCGGAACCAGAACCGGAGCCCGCGCCCGCGCCCAAGCCGGAACCTAAACCCACGCCGGAGCCGGAGCCTGCCCCCGCGCCCCAAAAGGAGCCCACGTCAGTGGCGGAAGCCAAACCCGTGCCCGAGCCGGAACCCGAGCCCGAGCCCAAGCCCCAGAAGGCGGCGGCGGAGCCCAAGGAGACGCCGGAGCGTCCCAAGCCTCAAAAGGCCAAACCGGTCCGCCCCAAGCGCGCCGTGGAGGACGCCCCGGCCCGTATCATCAGCAAGCCCACCACGCCGGTGCCCCCCATGGGGGATCGTTGGCGCGAAGACAGCCGGCCCGCCCCTCCGGCGGCCCGCAGGGGGCCACGCCCCGTACCCCCCAGCGCGCCGCCCGTGGGCGAAGTGCCCCCGCCGGACAAGTCCGACGGGCGCCCCAGCCGCCGCCGCAAGAAGGGCAAGAAGGGCACCCAGGTTCCCAGCGACGACGTGCTGATGCGCAAGGCGGGCAGCAAGCGCAAGGAGATTCTGGACCGCGACGCCCTCTACGGCGGGCGCCCCTCCCGGGGACGCCGCCGGGGTGGCGGCACGGTCAAGAAATCGCTCAAGACCGAGCTGACCACGCCCAAGGCCATCAAGCGCCGCGTCAAGGTCACCGAAGCCATCACCGTGGGCGATCTGGCCAAGCGCATGGGCGTCAAGGCCGCCGAGGTGGTGGGACGCATGATGAAGATGGGCATGATGGTGACCCTCAACCAGTCCCTGGACACCGACGACGCCGGTATCGTGGCCTCCGAGTTCGGTTTCGAGATCGAACGGGTGGGCTTCGAGGAAGAAGGGCTGCTGGCCGCTCATGAGGACAGCCCCGAAGAGATGGAGACCCGTCCCCCGGTGGTGACTATCATGGGCCACGTGGACCACGGCAAGACCTCGCTACTCGACAGCATCCGTCACGCCGACGTGGTAAGCGGCGAGGCCGGCGGCATCACCCAGCACATCGGCGCCTACGACGTGCACCTGCCCAATGGCGGCCAGGTGGTGTTCCTGGACACCCCGGGCCACGAGGCCTTCACCCAGATGCGGGCCCGCGGCTCCCAGGTCACCGACGTGGTGGTTCTGGTGGTGGCGGCCGACGACGGCATCATGGAGCAGACCAAGGAGGCCATCAGCCACAGCAAGGCGGCCGGGGTGCCCATCGTGGTGGCCATCAACAAGATCGACAAGCCCGGAGCCGACCCCGAGCGGGTGCGCCGGGAGCTTTCCGAGCGCGGCCTGGTTTCCGAGAGCTGGGGTGGCGACACCATCACCGTGGAGGTCTCGGCCAAGACCGGCCAGGGCGTCGAAGAGCTGCTGGAGATGCTCCAGTTGCAGTCCGAGGTGTTGGAGCTGACCGCCAACCCCAACAAGCCGGCTCGCGGCCACGTGCTGGAGGCGCGCCTGGACAAGGGGCGCGGCCCGGTGGGCACCGTGCTGGTGCAGGAGGGCACTCTCAAGGCGGGCGACAGCTTCGTCTGCGGCACCTTCGCGGGCAAGGTTCGCTCCATGCTCGACGACCGCGGCAAGCCGGTGGATTTGGCCGGCCCCTCCATCCCGGTGGAGGTGCAGGGCTTCGGCGGCGTGCCCGAGGCGGGAGACGAGTTCTCCGTGGTCGATAGCGAGAAGGTGGCGCGGCAAATCGCCGATCACCGGGCCATGAAGAAGCGCGAAGCCGAGCTGTCGGCCAAGACCAAGACCTCCCTCGAGGGCTTCTTCGAGAAGATGGCCGAGGGCGAGGTGCAGGAGCTCAAGCTGGTGGTCAAGGCCGACGTGCAAGGTTCGGTGGAGGCCCTGGTGGAGGCCCTGGGCAAGCTGGGCAACGACCAGGTCAAGGTCAACGTGATTCACGCGGCCACCGGTGCCATCAACGAGTCGGACGTGATGCTGGCCAGCACCAGCGACGCCATCGTCATCGGCTTCAACGTGCGCCCCATGGGCAAGGTGAGCGAGACCGCCGAGGCCGAGCGGGTGGACATCCGCACCTACGAGGTGATCTACCAGGTCCTGGACGAGGTGACCGCCGCCCTCACCGGCATGCTGGCCCCCGAGTTCAAGGAGGAGGTTATCGGCCGGGTGGAGGTGCGCGACACCTTCGGCGTGCCCAAGGTGGGCACCGTGGCCGGCAGCTACGTCACCGAGGGCCACGTGGAGCGCGGGGCGCATGTGCGCCTGCTGCGCGAAGGCGTGGTCATCGCCAACACCAAGGTGTCCTCGCTGAGACGCTTCAAGGACGACGTCAAGGAAGTGGCCCAGGGCTTCGAGTGCGGCGTGGGCCTGGAGAACTACAACGACATCAAGGTGGGCGACGAGATCGAGTTCTACGTGATCCACGAGGTGGCCGCGGAGCTGTAGGTGGTCGTGGGCGCCATGACCATAACCCTGCACCTGGGCCAGGGCGGCAGCCTCAAGGCCAAGCGCAAGGTGGTGCGCAGCCTAACCGATAGGGTGCGCGCCCGCTTCAACGCGGCCGCCGCCGAGGTCGGGGCCCAGGATCTGTGGCAGCGCATCGAACTGGGTTTCACGGTGTGCGGCAACGAGAGCGCCCACGTGGACAACCAGCTCGACTCCATACGCCGCTTCGTGGAACGCATGGCCTTGGCCGAAGTCACCGACGTGCGCCGGGAGCTTATCAACCTCAAGGAGATGACGTGGGCACCCGCCGCACAAAACGACTGGGCAATCTGATCCTGGCCGAGCTGGGCGCCCTGATGGCCCGCCGGGTGAAGGACCCCCGGGTGGCGGCGGTGAACCTGACCGCGGTGGACGTGGCCCCGGACCTGAGCCAGGCCAAGGTCTTTTTCAGCGTGTTGGACCCCGCCAAGAGCGGCGAGGCCCTGGCCGGGCTCAACGCGGCCGCCGGGTTTTTGCGCCGGGAGCTGGCCGCCACCCTGCGGCTCAAGACCATGCCCCGCCTGGTGCCGGTGTACGACGACTCGCTCATCAAGGGGGCCCATCTGGACCAGGTGATACGCCAAGCCCGGGCCCAGGACGAAGCCAACGCCCAGGCCCGGGACGAGGACGAGCCCGAGGAGGCGACCTAGTGAAACAGGTGGCGACCATCATCGCCCAGGCCGAGCGGGTGTGGCTGGTTTCCCACGTTTTGCCCGACGGCGACGCCCTGGGCTCCTCGCTGGGGCTCATGCACCTGCTCAAGGCCCAAGGCAAGCAGGCGCGGGTGTTCAGCGCCGGGCCCATACCCGAGGAATACCTGTTTCTGCCGGGCATGGACCAGGTGAGCGACGTGTTGCCCCAGATAGGGGACCAGGACTTGGCGGTGATGCTCGACTGCCACCAGCCCCAGCGCACCGGGCCGGTGAGCGAGGCCTTTTTGGCCAAGCTGCCCCAGGTGGCCATCATCGACCACCATCAGGGGGCGGTGGATTTCGGGCAGGCGGCCTGGGTGGACCCGGGCTTTGCCGCCACCAGCGAGATGGTTACCCTCTTGGCCCAGGCCGAGGGCTGGGACATCACCCCCGAGGCGGCAACCTGCCTGTTCACGGGGGTGCAGACCGACACCGGCTCCTTCCGCTACGCCAACACCACCCCCCGGGTGTTTCGGGTGGCGGCGGATCTGGCCCAGGCCGGAGCCCAGGTGTGGCCCATCAGCCAGGAGGTTTATGCCACGCGTCCCAAGCGCCTGAGCTTGCTGGGGCGCATCATGGACAACCTGGAGCTCAGCCAGGAGGGGCGTCTGGCCTTGAGCCAGATCACCCTGGACGACCTGGAAAAGGTGGGCGCGGGACCGGCCGATTTGGAACAGGCGGTGGAGACGCTTCGGCTGATCCCCGGCGTGGAGGTCTCGGCCCTGTTCCGCCAGACCCCCAAGGGCGCGGTCAAGGTTTCCATGCGCTCGCGGGGCAAGGTGGACGTGAGCCGGGTGGCCATCGAGCTGGGCGGCGGAGGGCACAAGAACGCCGCCGGAGTGACCCTGGAGGGCAATTTGGCCGGGGTGCGCCGGGACATCGCCACCCGCCTGCGCCTGGGGCTGGAGGAGCTGTCATGAGCCGCCGCCGGCCCAAGCCGAGCTTCCTGGAGGACGGCGTGCTGGTGGTGAACAAACCGGCCGGCCCCACCAGCCACGACGTGGTGGAGCGCCTGCGCCGCCGCTTCCGCCCGGCCAAGCTGGGCCATACCGGCACCCTGGACCCGTTTGCCACCGGGGTGTTGGTCCTGGCTTTCAACCGGGCCACCCGCATGTCCAACCTTTTGAGCGCGGGTGACAAAGTTTACGCCGGGACGGTGAGCCTGGGCACGGCCACCGACACCGGAGACCCCACCGGCGAGGTGATCGAAACCGCGCCGGTGCCCGAGATCGGCCCCGAGCAAGCGGCGGCGGCCCTGGCCTCCCTGGAAGGGGAGCGCATGCAGGCGCCTCCCGCCTATTCGGCGGCCAAGCACCAGGGCAAACCCCTGTACGCCTATGCGCGCCAGGGGGTGGCCGTGGAAAAAGAGGCTCGCCCCATACGGGTGGAGCAGGCCAGGCTGCGGGCCGTGGAGCCGGGCGAGATAGCCTTTGAGCTGACCTGCTCCAAGGGCACCTACGTGCGCTCGCTGGCCGAGGACTTGGCCAGGGAACTGGGCACGGTGGGCCACCTCAAGGAGCTGACCCGCCTGGCCTCAGCGCCCTTCGGCCTGGACGAGGCCCTGGAGCTGGAGGAGGCCCTGGAGCTGAGCGGCAAGCAAATGGCCGAGCGGCTCATCGACCTCAGCCAGGCCCTGGAGCGGGCCGGGTTGCCGGCGGTGGAGGTGGACGAAGACACCGCCTGGCAGGTGCGCCAGGGAATGATCTTGCCCCGCGAGGCCTTGCTGGAGCCCGGCTCCGGCCCGGCCACGGGAGCCTTCCGGGTGCTTACCCCGGAGGGCGAGTTGGTGGCGGTGTTGCGCTGGCTGGAGCCGGACGAGCGCCGCCCCGGACGCGACTATGAAAGTGTGCGAGTCTTTCCCGCCCAAGACCAGGGAGGGCTCGAGGATCAAACATCTGCGTCGGCCTTGGGTGCCGAATAGCTCGGGGGAGCGGGACGGTCCCGCCCAACTGGGCCGCAGACGAGGGGCCGCAGACAGGCCCATATCACAAGGAGGATAGGTAAAGTGGTTTTAACCCCGGATGACAAAGGCGCGATTGTAGAAAAGTTTCAGCGTAAACCGGGCGACACCGGCTCGCCGGAAGTGCAGATCGCCCTTCTGAGCGAGCGCATCAAGTACCTGACCGAGCATTTCAAGGTCCACAAGAAGGACCATCATAGCAGACGCGGCCTGCTGAAGCTGGTAGGCCAACGCCGCCGCATGCTCAATTACCTTAAGCGTAAGGACATCGAGCGTTACCGCGCGGTTATC contains:
- the infB gene encoding translation initiation factor IF-2; this encodes MAKMRVYELAKELKIDNRDLIRQLIEMGLDVRNHMSALSPEDAQMVRDKLKAERNEVVEEKRVTTQVIRRRRKKVDTAEEAAAPEAEELSPEETAELEEPETLPTDEAPAQPEPAAEVQVSAESEPAPTAEAAAPAEPEPAPGPKAEARIEPEPEPEPEPEPEPKPEPEPEPEPEPAPAPKPEPKPTPEPEPAPAPQKEPTSVAEAKPVPEPEPEPEPKPQKAAAEPKETPERPKPQKAKPVRPKRAVEDAPARIISKPTTPVPPMGDRWREDSRPAPPAARRGPRPVPPSAPPVGEVPPPDKSDGRPSRRRKKGKKGTQVPSDDVLMRKAGSKRKEILDRDALYGGRPSRGRRRGGGTVKKSLKTELTTPKAIKRRVKVTEAITVGDLAKRMGVKAAEVVGRMMKMGMMVTLNQSLDTDDAGIVASEFGFEIERVGFEEEGLLAAHEDSPEEMETRPPVVTIMGHVDHGKTSLLDSIRHADVVSGEAGGITQHIGAYDVHLPNGGQVVFLDTPGHEAFTQMRARGSQVTDVVVLVVAADDGIMEQTKEAISHSKAAGVPIVVAINKIDKPGADPERVRRELSERGLVSESWGGDTITVEVSAKTGQGVEELLEMLQLQSEVLELTANPNKPARGHVLEARLDKGRGPVGTVLVQEGTLKAGDSFVCGTFAGKVRSMLDDRGKPVDLAGPSIPVEVQGFGGVPEAGDEFSVVDSEKVARQIADHRAMKKREAELSAKTKTSLEGFFEKMAEGEVQELKLVVKADVQGSVEALVEALGKLGNDQVKVNVIHAATGAINESDVMLASTSDAIVIGFNVRPMGKVSETAEAERVDIRTYEVIYQVLDEVTAALTGMLAPEFKEEVIGRVEVRDTFGVPKVGTVAGSYVTEGHVERGAHVRLLREGVVIANTKVSSLRRFKDDVKEVAQGFECGVGLENYNDIKVGDEIEFYVIHEVAAEL
- a CDS encoding DUF503 domain-containing protein → MVVGAMTITLHLGQGGSLKAKRKVVRSLTDRVRARFNAAAAEVGAQDLWQRIELGFTVCGNESAHVDNQLDSIRRFVERMALAEVTDVRRELINLKEMTWAPAAQNDWAI
- the rbfA gene encoding 30S ribosome-binding factor RbfA translates to MGTRRTKRLGNLILAELGALMARRVKDPRVAAVNLTAVDVAPDLSQAKVFFSVLDPAKSGEALAGLNAAAGFLRRELAATLRLKTMPRLVPVYDDSLIKGAHLDQVIRQARAQDEANAQARDEDEPEEAT
- a CDS encoding DHH family phosphoesterase; the protein is MKQVATIIAQAERVWLVSHVLPDGDALGSSLGLMHLLKAQGKQARVFSAGPIPEEYLFLPGMDQVSDVLPQIGDQDLAVMLDCHQPQRTGPVSEAFLAKLPQVAIIDHHQGAVDFGQAAWVDPGFAATSEMVTLLAQAEGWDITPEAATCLFTGVQTDTGSFRYANTTPRVFRVAADLAQAGAQVWPISQEVYATRPKRLSLLGRIMDNLELSQEGRLALSQITLDDLEKVGAGPADLEQAVETLRLIPGVEVSALFRQTPKGAVKVSMRSRGKVDVSRVAIELGGGGHKNAAGVTLEGNLAGVRRDIATRLRLGLEELS
- the truB gene encoding tRNA pseudouridine(55) synthase TruB; its protein translation is MSRRRPKPSFLEDGVLVVNKPAGPTSHDVVERLRRRFRPAKLGHTGTLDPFATGVLVLAFNRATRMSNLLSAGDKVYAGTVSLGTATDTGDPTGEVIETAPVPEIGPEQAAAALASLEGERMQAPPAYSAAKHQGKPLYAYARQGVAVEKEARPIRVEQARLRAVEPGEIAFELTCSKGTYVRSLAEDLARELGTVGHLKELTRLASAPFGLDEALELEEALELSGKQMAERLIDLSQALERAGLPAVEVDEDTAWQVRQGMILPREALLEPGSGPATGAFRVLTPEGELVAVLRWLEPDERRPGRDYESVRVFPAQDQGGLEDQTSASALGAE
- the rpsO gene encoding 30S ribosomal protein S15 is translated as MVLTPDDKGAIVEKFQRKPGDTGSPEVQIALLSERIKYLTEHFKVHKKDHHSRRGLLKLVGQRRRMLNYLKRKDIERYRAVIKELGIRK